One Micromonospora sp. WMMD812 genomic window carries:
- a CDS encoding acetolactate synthase large subunit has protein sequence MTRPTPETLAHSARRARATAAPAIDAEPAAARVAATPAAPAVRTPAPAEVSGAGSLVRSLEALGVDVVFGIPGGAILPAYDPLYDSTVRHILVRHEQGAGHAATGYAQATGKVGVCIATSGPGATNLVTPIADAYMDSVPVVAITGQVARPSIGTDAFQEADIQGITLPITKHNFLVQSAEEIPQVLAEAFHLASTGRPGPVLVDIPKDVLQAPTTFAWPPTLDLPGYRPTLHPHGKQIREAARLMTTARRPVLYVGGGVLKAGATDGLRRLAELTGIPVVTTLMALGAFPDSHPQHLGMPGMHGTVAAVYGLQKADLIVALGARFDDRVTGRLDSFAPDATVVHADIDPAEIGKNRHADVPIVGDAQHVIDELIAAVTTERSAGHVADLGDWWTQLDDLRKRYPLGYEEPADGTLSPQYVIKRLGEIVGSDAIYVAGVGQHQMWASQFISYEKPHTWLNSGGLGTMGYAVPAAMGAKVGKPDAVVWAVDGDGCFQMTNQELATCALEGIPVKIAVINNGNLGMVRQWQTLFYGERYSNTDLGTHKHRIPDFVKLAEALGCIGLRCETAEDVDKTIAAAMEINDAPVVIDFVVGKDAMVWPMVAAGTSNDEIMFARGVRPAFDEDDI, from the coding sequence ATGACGAGACCCACGCCAGAGACCCTCGCCCACTCCGCACGGCGGGCCCGCGCGACCGCCGCGCCGGCGATCGACGCCGAGCCCGCGGCCGCCCGGGTCGCCGCCACTCCGGCCGCCCCGGCGGTACGGACACCCGCCCCGGCCGAGGTCTCCGGGGCCGGCTCGCTCGTGCGGTCCCTCGAGGCGCTCGGTGTCGACGTCGTCTTCGGCATCCCGGGCGGCGCCATCCTGCCGGCGTACGACCCGCTCTACGACTCCACCGTGCGGCACATCCTGGTCCGTCACGAGCAGGGCGCCGGGCACGCGGCCACCGGCTACGCGCAGGCGACCGGCAAGGTGGGTGTCTGCATCGCGACCTCCGGCCCCGGTGCGACGAACCTCGTCACGCCGATCGCCGACGCGTACATGGACTCGGTCCCGGTGGTGGCGATCACCGGGCAGGTGGCCCGGCCCTCGATCGGCACGGACGCCTTCCAGGAGGCGGACATCCAGGGCATCACCCTGCCGATCACCAAGCACAACTTCCTGGTGCAGAGCGCCGAGGAGATCCCCCAGGTGCTCGCCGAGGCGTTCCACCTGGCGAGCACCGGGCGGCCCGGCCCGGTGCTCGTCGACATCCCGAAGGACGTGCTGCAGGCGCCGACCACCTTCGCCTGGCCGCCGACCCTGGACCTGCCCGGCTACCGGCCGACCCTGCACCCGCACGGCAAGCAGATCCGCGAGGCGGCCCGGCTGATGACCACGGCCCGCCGGCCTGTGCTCTACGTCGGCGGCGGCGTGCTCAAGGCCGGCGCCACCGACGGGCTGCGCCGGCTCGCCGAGCTGACCGGCATCCCGGTGGTCACTACGCTGATGGCGCTGGGCGCGTTCCCCGACTCGCACCCGCAGCACCTCGGCATGCCCGGCATGCACGGCACGGTGGCCGCGGTCTACGGGTTGCAGAAGGCGGACCTGATCGTGGCGCTGGGCGCGCGCTTCGACGACCGGGTCACCGGCCGGCTGGACTCCTTCGCCCCGGACGCGACGGTGGTGCACGCCGACATCGACCCCGCGGAGATCGGCAAGAACCGGCACGCGGACGTCCCGATCGTCGGCGACGCCCAGCACGTCATCGACGAGCTGATCGCCGCGGTCACCACCGAGCGGTCGGCCGGTCACGTCGCCGACCTGGGGGACTGGTGGACCCAGCTCGACGACCTGCGCAAGCGCTACCCGCTGGGGTACGAGGAGCCGGCCGACGGCACGCTCTCCCCGCAGTACGTGATCAAGCGGCTGGGCGAGATCGTCGGCTCGGACGCGATCTACGTGGCCGGCGTCGGCCAGCACCAGATGTGGGCCTCCCAGTTCATCTCGTACGAGAAGCCCCACACCTGGCTGAACTCCGGTGGCCTCGGCACCATGGGCTACGCCGTCCCGGCGGCGATGGGCGCCAAGGTCGGCAAGCCGGATGCGGTGGTCTGGGCGGTCGACGGTGACGGCTGCTTCCAGATGACCAACCAGGAGCTGGCCACCTGCGCCCTGGAGGGCATCCCGGTCAAGATCGCGGTGATCAACAACGGCAACCTCGGGATGGTCCGGCAGTGGCAGACGCTCTTCTACGGGGAGCGCTACTCCAACACCGACCTCGGCACCCACAAGCACCGCATCCCCGACTTCGTGAAGCTCGCCGAGGCGCTCGGCTGCATCGGGCTGCGCTGCGAGACCGCCGAGGACGTGGACAAGACCATCGCGGCCGCCATGGAGATCAACGATGCCCCCGTGGTCATCGACTTCGTGGTCGGCAAGGACGCGATGGTGTGGCCGATGGTCGCCGCCGGCACCAGCAACGACGAGATCATGTTCGCCCGCGGCGTCCGCCCGGCCTTCGACGAGGATGACATCTGA
- a CDS encoding bifunctional diguanylate cyclase/phosphodiesterase gives MTAVAALSWLVAASATALLVVAARRRNGSYRPALVLLAVAAGVALAGLLTGLVATLDAVPHWKHDQGQRTGWATLVSIGTGASGLIFLAGLLRLPGVASGPAATLRLALDGLIAAAALWFVGWVLFAEPTRLLGDATPMACVPILLATVSAALAAGLAPTAVFRAAAPRRRLTGLGAGIIAVTWGGLGVAAGLCQAGPAMVLVGAGLLAAGLLAAALAVRRVDRPRPVEPDVINRYSAYSIIPMLAMAVSAMYHLLQDGRFGVLAILAGTVEGFALVARQHLTLRDVRGYAERLAEREAHFRELAHTDPLTGLANRRGLLRALHRCAEAGTPSVLLGLDLDGFKNVNDMRGHDVGDAVLAEVGERLRGNLRPGDVAARLGGDEFAVLLQGRPADADRVAERLLGVLGRAYDQPEAPVFLSVSIGVAGWAGEPDVELLQRHADLALRYAKQRGKNRIERYDAAYDQLLRRRTTLEHELRGAIERDELRLAFQPVASLPSVRPVGAEALLRWHHPELGNVRPDEFIPLAEECGMIAKLGAWVLHQACYQLSRWLADGHDVWVSVNVSPRELHAPEYVVLVAEALRAHHVPPQRLVLEVTEHAVATDLDELVRRLTALRLTGVRIALDDFGAGYSSLGQLRRLPIDILKIDHSLVAEHEPVRPVGRDGPAFAPMVDIVMRLGHQLGLEVIAEGVTTPTELAAVVAAGCRFGQGALFGWGVPAEHLEAMLDAATSPGARPVQVPAPRRPQGGSEQVTAGVERASRGDAPTSVNQHVGSVDSSREMRQA, from the coding sequence GTGACCGCGGTCGCGGCGCTGAGCTGGCTCGTCGCCGCCTCGGCCACCGCGCTGCTGGTGGTCGCCGCCCGGCGGCGCAACGGCTCCTACCGGCCGGCGCTCGTGCTGCTCGCGGTCGCCGCCGGGGTCGCCCTGGCCGGCCTGCTGACCGGGCTCGTCGCGACGCTCGACGCCGTCCCGCACTGGAAGCACGACCAGGGGCAGCGCACCGGCTGGGCGACGCTGGTCTCGATCGGCACGGGGGCGAGCGGGCTGATCTTCCTGGCCGGTCTGCTCCGGCTGCCCGGGGTGGCGTCCGGTCCGGCGGCGACCCTCCGGCTCGCGCTCGACGGGCTGATCGCGGCCGCCGCGCTCTGGTTCGTCGGCTGGGTGCTGTTCGCCGAGCCGACCCGGCTGCTCGGCGACGCGACCCCGATGGCGTGCGTGCCGATCCTGCTCGCCACGGTCAGCGCGGCGCTGGCCGCCGGTCTCGCGCCGACCGCCGTCTTCCGGGCCGCTGCTCCCCGTCGCCGGCTGACCGGCCTCGGCGCGGGCATCATCGCGGTTACCTGGGGCGGGCTCGGCGTCGCCGCCGGGCTCTGCCAGGCCGGCCCGGCGATGGTGCTGGTCGGCGCCGGGCTGCTCGCCGCGGGGCTGCTGGCCGCCGCGCTCGCGGTCCGCCGGGTCGACCGGCCGCGCCCGGTCGAGCCGGACGTGATCAACCGGTACAGCGCCTACTCGATCATCCCGATGCTCGCCATGGCCGTCTCGGCGATGTACCACCTGCTCCAGGACGGCCGGTTCGGCGTGCTCGCCATCCTCGCCGGCACGGTCGAGGGCTTCGCCCTGGTGGCCCGGCAGCACCTCACACTCCGCGACGTGCGCGGGTACGCGGAGCGGCTGGCCGAGCGGGAGGCCCACTTCCGCGAGCTGGCGCACACCGACCCGCTGACCGGGCTGGCCAACCGACGCGGGCTGCTGCGCGCGCTGCACCGCTGCGCCGAGGCGGGCACTCCCAGCGTGCTGCTCGGGCTTGACCTCGACGGCTTCAAGAACGTCAACGACATGCGCGGGCACGACGTGGGCGACGCCGTGCTGGCCGAGGTGGGCGAGCGGCTGCGCGGCAACCTGCGCCCCGGCGACGTGGCGGCCCGGCTCGGCGGCGACGAGTTCGCGGTCCTGCTGCAGGGCCGGCCGGCCGACGCCGACCGCGTCGCCGAGCGGCTGCTGGGCGTGCTCGGCCGGGCGTACGACCAGCCGGAGGCCCCCGTCTTCCTCTCGGTGAGCATCGGGGTGGCCGGTTGGGCCGGCGAGCCCGACGTGGAGCTGCTGCAACGCCACGCCGATCTGGCGCTGCGCTACGCCAAGCAGCGCGGCAAGAACCGGATCGAGCGCTACGACGCCGCGTACGACCAACTGCTGCGCCGACGGACCACGCTCGAGCACGAGCTGCGCGGCGCCATCGAGCGCGACGAGCTGCGGCTCGCCTTCCAGCCGGTCGCCTCGCTGCCCTCGGTCCGTCCGGTCGGCGCCGAGGCGCTGCTCCGCTGGCACCACCCGGAGCTGGGCAACGTCCGCCCGGACGAGTTCATCCCCCTCGCGGAGGAGTGCGGGATGATCGCCAAGCTCGGCGCGTGGGTGCTGCACCAGGCCTGCTACCAGCTCTCCCGCTGGCTCGCCGACGGGCACGACGTCTGGGTCTCGGTGAACGTCTCGCCGCGCGAGCTGCACGCCCCGGAATACGTGGTGCTGGTCGCCGAGGCGCTGCGCGCGCACCACGTGCCGCCGCAGCGGCTGGTGCTGGAGGTGACCGAGCACGCCGTCGCCACCGACCTCGACGAGCTGGTCCGGCGACTGACCGCGCTGCGGCTGACCGGAGTGCGGATCGCCCTGGACGACTTCGGCGCCGGCTACTCCTCGCTCGGGCAGCTGCGCCGGCTGCCGATCGACATCCTGAAGATCGACCACAGCCTGGTGGCCGAGCACGAGCCGGTCCGCCCGGTGGGCCGGGACGGTCCGGCGTTCGCGCCGATGGTCGACATCGTGATGCGTCTCGGTCATCAGCTCGGGCTGGAAGTCATCGCCGAGGGGGTCACCACGCCCACCGAGCTGGCCGCCGTGGTGGCCGCCGGCTGCCGGTTCGGCCAGGGGGCGCTCTTCGGCTGGGGGGTGCCGGCCGAGCACCTGGAGGCGATGCTCGACGCGGCCACCTCGCCCGGCGCCCGGCCCGTTCAGGTGCCCGCCCCACGCCGCCCACAGGGCGGGTCCGAGCAGGTCACCGCGGGCGTCGAGCGCGCGTCGCGGGGCGACGCGCCGACATCCGTAAACCAACATGTGGGATCAGTTGACTCATCGCGTGAGATGCGTCAGGCTTGA
- the ilvD gene encoding dihydroxy-acid dehydratase — MPELRSKTSTHGRTMAGARALWRATGMTDDDFGKPIVAIANSFTQFVPGHVHLKDMGGLVADAVAEAGGVGREFNTIAVDDGIAMGHGGMLYSLPSRELIADAVEYMVNAHCADALVCISNCDKITPGMLLAALRLNIPTVFVSGGPMEAGKTVAIEGVVHSKIDLIDAMIASSNEAVTDDQLGQIERSACPTCGSCSGMFTANSMNCLTEAIGLALPGNGSTLATHAARRSLFVEAGRTVVEIAKRWYEEDDASVLPRAIASRPAFENAVALDVAMGGSTNTVLHLLAAAREAELDFGVADIDEISRRVPCLAKVAPNSPQYHMEDVHRAGGIPAILGELDRAGLLHRDVHAVHAPSLEQWLADWDVRGGKATPEAAELFHAAPGGVRTTEPFSTTNRWSSLDTDAADGCIRDREHAYSADGGLAILHGNLAPDGCVVKTAGVPEECLTFRGPAKVYESQDDAVTAILAKEVVAGDVVVIRYEGPKGGPGMQEMLYPTSFLKGRGLGRACALLTDGRFSGGTSGLSIGHASPEAASGGLIALVREGDEIVIDIPARSIHLNVPDDVLQARRVAEEKRDRPYTPADRQRPVSAALRAYASMATSASDGAYRRVPE, encoded by the coding sequence ATGCCTGAGCTGCGGTCGAAGACCTCCACGCACGGTCGGACGATGGCCGGCGCCCGGGCCCTCTGGCGGGCCACCGGGATGACCGACGACGACTTCGGCAAGCCGATCGTCGCCATCGCCAACAGTTTCACCCAGTTCGTCCCGGGCCACGTCCACCTCAAGGACATGGGTGGCCTGGTCGCCGACGCGGTCGCCGAGGCCGGCGGCGTGGGGCGGGAGTTCAACACGATCGCGGTCGACGACGGCATCGCGATGGGGCACGGCGGCATGCTCTACTCGCTGCCCAGCCGGGAGCTGATCGCCGACGCGGTGGAGTACATGGTCAACGCCCACTGCGCGGACGCCCTCGTCTGCATCTCCAACTGCGACAAGATCACGCCCGGGATGCTGCTGGCCGCGCTGCGGCTCAACATCCCCACCGTCTTCGTCTCCGGCGGCCCGATGGAGGCCGGCAAGACGGTGGCGATCGAGGGCGTCGTGCACTCGAAGATCGACCTCATCGACGCCATGATCGCCTCCTCGAACGAGGCGGTCACCGACGACCAGCTCGGCCAGATCGAGCGCTCGGCCTGCCCGACCTGCGGGTCGTGCTCCGGCATGTTCACCGCCAACTCGATGAACTGCCTCACCGAGGCGATCGGCCTGGCGCTGCCCGGCAACGGGTCGACGCTGGCCACCCACGCCGCGCGCCGGTCGCTCTTCGTCGAGGCCGGCCGCACCGTCGTGGAGATCGCCAAGCGGTGGTACGAGGAGGACGACGCCTCGGTGCTGCCCCGCGCGATCGCCTCCCGGCCCGCGTTCGAGAACGCCGTGGCCCTCGACGTGGCGATGGGCGGGTCCACCAACACCGTGCTGCACCTGCTCGCCGCCGCCCGCGAGGCGGAGCTGGACTTCGGCGTGGCCGACATCGACGAGATCTCCCGCCGGGTGCCCTGCCTGGCCAAGGTGGCGCCGAACTCGCCCCAGTACCACATGGAGGACGTGCACCGGGCCGGCGGCATCCCGGCCATCCTCGGCGAGCTGGACCGCGCCGGGCTGCTCCACCGGGACGTGCACGCGGTGCACGCCCCCTCGCTGGAGCAGTGGCTGGCCGACTGGGACGTCCGGGGCGGAAAGGCCACGCCGGAGGCGGCCGAGCTGTTCCACGCCGCGCCGGGCGGGGTGCGCACCACCGAGCCGTTCTCCACGACCAACCGCTGGTCGTCGCTGGACACCGACGCGGCCGACGGCTGTATCCGGGACCGGGAGCACGCGTACTCCGCCGACGGCGGGCTGGCGATCCTGCACGGCAACCTCGCGCCGGACGGCTGCGTGGTGAAGACCGCCGGGGTGCCCGAGGAGTGCCTGACCTTCCGCGGCCCCGCCAAGGTCTACGAGTCGCAGGACGACGCGGTGACCGCGATCCTGGCCAAGGAGGTCGTCGCCGGCGACGTGGTGGTGATCCGGTACGAGGGGCCGAAGGGCGGGCCGGGCATGCAGGAGATGCTCTACCCCACGTCGTTCCTCAAGGGCCGGGGCCTGGGCCGGGCCTGCGCGCTGCTCACCGACGGCCGGTTCTCCGGCGGCACCTCCGGGCTGTCCATCGGGCACGCCTCGCCCGAGGCGGCGTCGGGTGGGCTGATCGCGCTGGTGCGGGAGGGCGACGAGATCGTCATCGACATCCCCGCCCGGTCCATCCACCTGAACGTGCCCGACGACGTGCTGCAGGCCCGGCGGGTCGCCGAGGAGAAGCGCGACCGGCCCTACACGCCGGCCGACCGCCAGCGCCCGGTCTCCGCCGCGCTGCGGGCGTACGCCTCGATGGCCACCTCGGCCAGCGACGGCGCCTACCGCCGCGTCCCCGAGTGA
- a CDS encoding ROK family transcriptional regulator, which produces MTIGDAPREGLRGGPRELLRLVASGAAASRADLARLSGLSPSTVSLRVEALISEGLLQETGDGRSRGGRRPRQLAVPTGGALVGAIDLGAHHARLGTLDLSGRLVEVRSRPIRIEDGPEAVLGTLLDEVAALAPGAAAPVPGQRGGPAAGGGLRGIGIGIPGPVQFDTGRVVSPSRMPGWNGFDVRAFCAERTATPVVVDNDANLMALGEHRTTHPELEHAVYVKAGTGIGAGVISGGRLHRGAQGSAGDISHCRVVADPEPLCSCGNTGCLEAVASGAALVAALREQGVPVEDLTGVMRLIDDGDRHATALARRAGRSIGEILAVVVNFFNPQVVAIGGRLAECEPLLASMRATLYERCLPLATQALLIERVVAGPDVGILGAAQLVIDRIVDPV; this is translated from the coding sequence GTGACGATCGGTGACGCCCCACGTGAGGGCCTGCGCGGCGGCCCACGCGAGCTGCTCCGGCTGGTGGCCAGCGGGGCGGCGGCCAGTCGCGCCGATCTCGCCCGGCTCTCCGGGCTGTCACCGTCCACCGTGTCCCTGCGGGTCGAGGCGCTGATCAGCGAGGGGCTGCTCCAGGAGACCGGCGACGGGAGGTCGCGGGGCGGCCGCCGTCCCCGCCAGCTCGCGGTGCCCACCGGCGGCGCCCTGGTCGGCGCGATCGACCTGGGCGCGCACCACGCCCGACTCGGCACCCTCGACCTGTCCGGGCGGCTCGTCGAGGTCCGGTCCCGGCCGATCCGCATCGAGGACGGCCCGGAGGCCGTGCTCGGCACGCTGCTCGACGAGGTCGCCGCGCTGGCGCCCGGGGCCGCCGCCCCGGTGCCCGGCCAGCGGGGCGGTCCGGCCGCGGGCGGCGGGCTGCGCGGCATCGGCATCGGCATCCCCGGCCCGGTGCAGTTCGACACCGGCCGGGTCGTCAGCCCCTCCCGGATGCCCGGCTGGAACGGCTTCGACGTGCGCGCCTTCTGCGCGGAGCGGACCGCGACGCCGGTCGTCGTCGACAACGACGCGAACCTGATGGCGCTCGGCGAGCACCGGACCACCCATCCCGAGCTCGAGCACGCCGTCTACGTCAAGGCCGGCACCGGCATCGGCGCCGGCGTGATCTCCGGCGGCCGGTTGCACCGGGGCGCCCAGGGCTCCGCCGGCGACATCAGCCACTGCCGGGTGGTGGCCGACCCGGAGCCGCTGTGCAGCTGCGGCAACACCGGCTGTCTGGAGGCGGTGGCCAGCGGCGCGGCCCTGGTCGCGGCGCTGCGCGAGCAGGGCGTGCCGGTCGAGGACCTGACCGGTGTGATGCGGCTGATCGACGACGGTGACCGGCACGCGACCGCGCTCGCCCGCCGCGCCGGGCGCTCGATCGGCGAGATCCTCGCGGTGGTGGTCAACTTCTTCAACCCGCAGGTGGTCGCGATCGGCGGCCGGCTCGCCGAGTGCGAGCCGCTGCTGGCCAGCATGCGGGCCACCCTCTACGAGCGCTGCCTGCCACTGGCCACCCAGGCGCTGCTCATCGAGCGGGTCGTCGCCGGCCCGGACGTCGGCATCCTGGGCGCCGCCCAACTGGTCATCGACCGCATCGTCGACCCCGTCTGA
- a CDS encoding amino acid ABC transporter ATP-binding protein, protein MVAVRGLQKSFGAHHVLKDIDLTVATGEVVVVVGPSGSGKSTLCRCLNRLEVADAGSVEIDGEPLPAEGRSLARLRADVGMVFQSFNLFGHRTVLDNVTLGPVRVRRVPKAAARDQALALLDRVGIADKADHHPAQLSGGQQQRAAIARALAMRPKALLFDEPTSALDPEMVNEVLDVMVSLAADGMTMIVVTHEMGFARRAAHRVVFMDDGRILESGSPDEFFAAPRTDRARDFLSKILQH, encoded by the coding sequence ATGGTGGCCGTCCGCGGACTGCAGAAGTCGTTCGGCGCCCATCACGTGCTCAAGGACATCGACCTGACGGTCGCCACCGGCGAGGTGGTCGTCGTGGTCGGCCCGTCCGGCTCCGGAAAGTCGACGCTCTGCCGCTGCCTCAACCGTCTCGAGGTCGCCGACGCCGGCAGCGTCGAGATCGACGGTGAGCCGCTGCCGGCCGAGGGGCGGAGCCTCGCCCGGCTCCGCGCCGACGTGGGCATGGTCTTCCAGTCGTTCAACCTGTTCGGCCACCGGACCGTGCTCGACAACGTCACGCTCGGCCCGGTCCGGGTCCGTCGCGTGCCGAAGGCGGCGGCCCGCGACCAGGCGCTCGCCCTGCTCGACCGGGTCGGCATCGCCGACAAGGCCGACCACCATCCGGCACAGCTCTCCGGCGGGCAGCAGCAGCGCGCCGCGATCGCCCGTGCGCTGGCCATGCGTCCGAAGGCGCTGCTCTTCGACGAGCCCACCTCGGCCCTCGACCCGGAGATGGTCAACGAGGTCCTGGACGTGATGGTCTCCCTCGCCGCGGACGGGATGACCATGATCGTGGTGACCCACGAGATGGGCTTCGCCCGCCGCGCCGCGCACCGCGTCGTCTTCATGGACGACGGCCGGATCCTCGAATCCGGCTCCCCTGACGAGTTCTTCGCCGCCCCCCGCACCGACCGGGCGCGCGACTTCCTTTCCAAGATCCTCCAGCACTGA
- a CDS encoding glutamate ABC transporter substrate-binding protein: MSILSTSFTRRRAITIAATAVTVALAAAGCGDGGSAPALPGAPAGGNNAQSVLDAAPVASDADIPAGSTMDLIRKRGHLLVGGSLDAPLLSQQNPVSGDIEGFDADMAKLLAKYIIGKPEVKTVTIGTQTREAMLQAKSVDAVFQTYTITPQRATQVAFAGPYLTSGLAVAVRKDETGIKSVQDLAGKTVIVGANTPAVTALPTAAPGSKQVAFATDPQAVQALLQKRGDAYVQDFTLLASNAKTNPGMKVVGDPFTTEAYGIGLNREDAQFKEFVNNWLKKIQADGTWAKVWQNSLGSVVEGGTPTPPAIGSVEGS; encoded by the coding sequence ATGTCGATTCTCTCCACGAGCTTCACACGACGCCGTGCGATCACCATCGCCGCCACGGCCGTCACCGTCGCGCTCGCCGCCGCCGGCTGCGGTGACGGCGGCTCCGCCCCGGCCCTGCCGGGCGCGCCCGCCGGCGGGAACAACGCCCAGTCCGTGCTCGACGCCGCCCCCGTGGCGTCGGACGCCGACATCCCGGCCGGCTCCACCATGGACCTGATCCGCAAGCGCGGCCACCTGCTCGTGGGTGGCTCCCTGGACGCGCCGCTGCTGTCCCAGCAGAACCCGGTCAGCGGCGACATCGAGGGCTTCGACGCCGACATGGCCAAGCTGCTGGCCAAGTACATCATCGGCAAGCCCGAGGTGAAGACGGTCACCATCGGCACCCAGACCCGGGAGGCGATGCTCCAGGCCAAGTCGGTCGACGCCGTCTTCCAGACCTACACGATCACCCCGCAGCGGGCCACCCAGGTCGCCTTCGCCGGGCCGTACCTGACCTCCGGCCTGGCGGTCGCGGTGCGCAAGGACGAGACGGGCATCAAGAGCGTGCAGGACCTGGCGGGGAAGACCGTCATCGTCGGCGCGAACACCCCGGCGGTCACCGCGCTGCCGACCGCGGCCCCCGGTTCGAAGCAGGTCGCCTTCGCCACCGACCCGCAGGCCGTGCAGGCGCTGCTGCAGAAGCGCGGCGACGCGTACGTGCAGGACTTCACCCTGCTCGCGTCGAACGCCAAGACGAATCCCGGCATGAAGGTGGTCGGCGACCCGTTCACCACGGAGGCGTACGGCATCGGCCTCAACCGGGAGGACGCCCAGTTCAAGGAGTTCGTCAACAACTGGCTCAAGAAGATCCAGGCCGACGGCACTTGGGCCAAGGTCTGGCAGAACAGCCTCGGCTCGGTGGTGGAGGGCGGCACGCCCACCCCGCCGGCGATCGGCTCGGTCGAGGGTTCCTGA
- a CDS encoding ABC transporter permease subunit (The N-terminal region of this protein, as described by TIGR01726, is a three transmembrane segment that identifies a subfamily of ABC transporter permease subunits, which specificities that include histidine, arginine, glutamine, glutamate, L-cystine (sic), the opines (in Agrobacterium) octopine and nopaline, etc.): protein MEALTSHLDALGHGLVTTVQLTVVTSIGALLLGVVVATLRICPVPLLRTVGMVYVEVLQNLPLLALLVLFVFALPTIGITFPLFTSAAIVIAAYEGAYLAEAIRAGINTVGVGQAEAARAIGLTFSQSLRYVILPQGLRAVIQPMGNIYIALLMNTSLAAAVGVVELTQAANNVNLVEAQPIAVFTGGGLAYMLLALLIGRFTGMLERRLAIVR from the coding sequence ATGGAAGCCCTCACCAGTCACCTCGACGCACTCGGCCACGGGCTGGTCACGACGGTCCAGCTGACCGTCGTGACCAGCATCGGCGCCCTGCTGCTCGGCGTCGTCGTGGCCACGTTGCGGATCTGCCCGGTACCCCTGCTGCGCACCGTCGGCATGGTCTACGTCGAGGTGCTCCAGAACCTGCCGCTGCTGGCCCTGCTGGTGCTCTTCGTGTTCGCCCTGCCGACGATCGGCATCACGTTCCCGCTGTTCACCTCGGCGGCCATCGTCATCGCCGCCTACGAGGGGGCGTACCTGGCCGAGGCGATCCGGGCCGGAATCAACACGGTGGGAGTGGGGCAGGCCGAGGCGGCGCGCGCGATCGGGCTCACCTTCAGCCAGTCCCTGCGGTACGTCATCCTGCCGCAGGGACTGCGCGCGGTGATCCAGCCGATGGGCAACATCTACATCGCGCTGCTGATGAACACCTCGCTGGCCGCCGCGGTCGGCGTGGTCGAGCTGACCCAGGCCGCCAACAACGTCAACCTCGTCGAGGCGCAGCCGATCGCCGTCTTCACCGGCGGCGGCCTCGCCTACATGCTGCTGGCGCTGCTGATCGGTCGGTTCACCGGCATGCTCGAACGAAGGCTGGCGATCGTCCGATGA
- a CDS encoding amino acid ABC transporter permease → MNQQILFDEPGPRARRRIRIATVLGAVAVLGGLGWAVHQFASHGELAAERWQPFTTWPIWRYLLDALWSTLLAAAATAVLSGALGLLLALGRLSSRRPVRWLAGAYVEVFRTVPVLLLIYVTLFALPKYGLNFPLFWKLVVPLVVANSAAFAEIFRAGIKALDRGQTEAGLTIGLRRGQVMRLVVLPQAVRQLTPSLVSQLVGLLKDTSLGFVVSYTELLYSGQVLASYTHLLIQTFLVVALIYLAVNASLSKVARVLQARNGRFTVRGPSAEPTPAAPPLTGGGTAR, encoded by the coding sequence ATGAACCAGCAGATCCTCTTCGACGAACCAGGCCCCCGGGCCCGACGGCGGATCCGGATCGCCACCGTGCTCGGCGCCGTCGCCGTCCTCGGCGGGCTCGGCTGGGCGGTGCACCAGTTCGCCAGCCACGGCGAACTCGCCGCCGAGCGCTGGCAGCCCTTCACCACCTGGCCGATCTGGCGCTACCTGCTCGACGCGCTCTGGTCCACCCTGCTCGCCGCCGCGGCGACCGCCGTCCTGAGCGGAGCGCTCGGGCTGCTGCTCGCGCTCGGCCGACTGTCGTCCCGGCGGCCGGTCCGGTGGCTGGCCGGTGCGTACGTGGAGGTCTTCCGGACCGTACCCGTGCTGCTGCTGATCTACGTGACGCTGTTCGCGCTCCCCAAGTACGGCCTGAACTTCCCGCTGTTCTGGAAGCTCGTGGTGCCCCTCGTGGTGGCCAACTCGGCGGCCTTCGCCGAGATCTTCCGGGCCGGCATCAAGGCGCTGGACCGGGGCCAGACCGAGGCCGGCCTGACGATCGGGTTGCGGCGCGGCCAGGTGATGCGGCTGGTGGTGCTGCCGCAGGCCGTACGCCAACTGACCCCCTCCCTGGTCAGTCAGCTGGTCGGGCTGCTCAAGGACACCTCGCTCGGCTTCGTGGTCAGCTACACCGAGTTGCTCTACAGCGGTCAGGTGCTCGCCTCGTACACCCATCTGCTGATCCAGACGTTCCTCGTGGTGGCGCTGATCTACCTGGCGGTCAACGCGTCACTGTCGAAGGTCGCCCGCGTCCTGCAGGCCCGCAACGGACGGTTCACCGTCCGGGGCCCGTCGGCCGAGCCGACGCCGGCGGCGCCACCGCTCACCGGAGGGGGTACCGCCCGATGA